GCGGCAGGGCGACGTAAGTGATGCTGTTGCCCAGCTCGTTGCATATGTGGGAGGACATGAAGAGGCGGAAGTCGCGCCGTCGTGTGCGGACGAGGGCGGCCGGCTCGGCTGCGGGGCTCGGCGGGGACACGGGCGCGGACGCCGGTTCCGCTGCGGGGACGGACATCTGGAGGTTCCCTTTCCGGGGAGGGGTGCGGGGGAGCCGCGTCAGCGGGACACGGTGGCGGCGGCCGGGGAGGGCAGGGCGGGCAGGGCGCGCGGATCGAGCTTGCCGCCCGGAGTACGGGGCAGTTCCGCCAGGATCACGATATGGGCCGGAACCAGATGACCGGGCACCCGGCGGGCGAGGTGGCCGCGCAGTCCCCGCCCGTCCAGCGTGCTGCCGGGCACCGTCACCACGTAGGCCGCGACCTGGGGTTCGCCGCGGTCGCGCACCGCGCGGGCGACCACGTCCAGGACGTCGGGGTGGGCGGCGACGGCGGCCTCGACCTCCTTGAGCTCCACCCGGAAGCCGCGGATCTTGACCTGGTCGTCCGCGCGCCCCAGGAACTCCAGCGTGCCGTCCGCGGTGCGCCGGACCCGGTCGCCGGTGCGGTACATCCGCTCGCCCGGCCGCCTACCGAAGGGGTCCGCGACGAAGCGTTCCGAGGTCGGCGCCGGCCTGCCGTGGTAGCCGCGGGCCAGGCAGTCGCCGGCGAGGTACAGCTCGCCCGCCGCCCCGGCCGGCGCCTCGGTCAGCGCCTCGTCGAGGACGTACGCCCGCACGCCCGGGAGCGGGGTGCCCAGCGGGATGACCTCGTCGCCGGTGAGGGCGAGCAGTTCCGCCGGGCCCGCCTCGTAGGAGGTGGCGGTGATCGTGGACTCGGTCAGGCCGTAGCAGCTGACCACGGGCGGGCCGCCCGCGGCGGCCCAGCGCTTGAGGTCGGCGGTGCGTCCGGCGTCGCTGCCGATGACCACCCGGCGCAGGTCTGCGGGCAGTTGCCGGGGCCGGCGCTCCACGTCCTTCGCCCACTGCGCCCAGTACGGTGTGGGCAGGTTCACCACGCTCACCCCCCGCTCGGCCAGGAAGGGTTCGAGCTCGGCCGGCGACAGGACGTTGTCCTCCACGAAGACGGCCGCGCCCCCCGTGCACCAGGTGGGCAGGGCTTCCTCCAGGGCCACGTCGAAGGCGGGCGCCGCGAACTGCAGCACCCGGTCCGCCCGGGTCAGCGCGTAGCGCTCCGCCAGGACGGCGCTCTGGGCGGCGAGTGACCGGTGGGCGACGGCCACGGGTTTGGGCCGGCCGGTCGAACCCGACGTGAAGAGCACGTAGGCGAGCGAGTCGGGGTCGCAGGCCGCCGGCTCGGGCAGCGCCTCCCGGCCGGCCTCCTCCTGCGGCCGTCCGTCCGTGCCGGCCCAGAACAGCTCGCGTCCGCAGCGCCGTTGCAGGTCGGCCGCCGCCAGGTGGCCGGGGGCGACCGCGTACCGGGTGCCGGCGGCGTCCGTCAGCGTACGGAGCCTCTCGTCGGGGGTGTCCAGGTCCACCGGCAGCAGCGCCGCGCCGGCATACCAGATCCCGAGGACGCCGACCGCCCAGTGCAGGCCCCGGCGCACCCCGAGCAGCACCGTGTCCTCCGGGCCCGCGCCGGCGGCCCGGAGCTCCCGGGCCAGGGCACGGGCGCGGCGGTCGAGCAGGCGGTACGTCAGCTCGCCTTCCGGCCCGCGTGCCGCGATCGCGTCGGGGGTGAGGTCCGCCTGCCGCGCGATCCGCAGCGGTACGGGGGTCTCGGTCCGGGTCATGGTGTCTCCAGGTCGGTACGGGGCTCGCGGCCGGGGCCGCAGGGGCCCCGGCGTGGGCGGGCGGTCGGGCGGCGCGCGGTGGGGCGCGGTGGTGTCGGGCGGGCGGGGCGCGGTGGGGACGGCCGGTCAGGCGTGGTCCCGGGCGCGCGGGCGCAGCACCGGACGGGCGGGCCGGCCCGGGCCGTCCGCGGCGACCGCCCCTGCGGCGGCGAGGCGGGCTGCCAGCCCGGCGGGGGTCGGGGTTTCGAAGAGGTCCCGGATGGTCAGCCGGGCGCCGCACTCGCTGCGGACGCGGCCCATGAGCCGGGTGGCGAGCAGGGAGTGCCCCCCGTGCGCGAAGAAGTCGTCGTCCGGGCCGGCGCCGGGCAGGCCCAGCACCTCGGCGAAGATCGTGCAGAGCGTCTGCTCGGCCGGGGTCTCCGGGGCGCGGCCGGCGGGACGCGCCACGGTGGCGGGGTCCGGCAGGGCCTTGCGGTCGAGCTTGCCGTTGGTGGTGAGCGGGAACGCGGGCAGGGCCAGGAACATGGCGGGGACCATGTAGTTCGGCAGGGCCAGACCGAGGGCGGAGCGCACCTCCTCGGGAGCGGGCGAGCCGGTGTAGTAGGCGATCAGCCGCTGCTGCCCGGCCTGGTCGCGGTCGACGGCGACCACGGCCTCGCTGACGCCCGGCACGGCGCGCAGGGCCGTCTCCACCTCGCCGAGCTCGATGCGGTTGCCGCGGATCTTGACCTGGTGGTCCTGGCGGCCGAGGAAGTCGAGCTGGCCGTCCGCGCGGAGCCGGGCCAGGTCGCCGGTGCGGTACATCCGGCTGCCCGGCTCGGCGGCGAACGGGTCGGGGACGTAGCGCTCGCTGGTGCGGCGGGGGTCGCGCAGGTAACCGGGGCCCACGCCCGTTCCCGCGATGAACAGTTCACCGGGCACCCCCGGCGGTACCGGGGCGAGGCCCTGGTCGAGGACGTACAGGCGGTTGTTGCGCAGCGGGCGGCCGACGGGCAGCCGCCCTTGTTCGAGCAGGGCGCCCACGTCGTGGCCGATGAAGGCGTGGGTGTTGTCGTCGGAGCACTCGGTGAGGCCGTAGGCGTTGATGATCGCCGCGTCCGGGTAGCGGGCGTACCAGCGCTCGCACAGTTCCGGGGGCAGGACTTCACCGTTGACGATGAACCAGCGCAGCTCGGGGAGCGCGGGCGGGACGGCGCCGGTGTCCCACAGGTCCACGGCGGCGCGGACGAAGGAGGGCACCGTCTCCAGCACGGTGATGCCGCGGCGCGCAGCGTCGGCGAAGAGCACGGCCGGGTCGCGGGCCGTGTCCCGGCTGACGAGGTGCACCCGGCCGCCGGTGATCAGCGGCGCGAGCATCTGCCAGACGGAGATGTCGAAGGTGAGCGGGGCGTTCATCACCACCCGGTCACCGGTGGTCAGTTCGAGGTCGTCCAGCTTGCTCAGCAGGTGGTTGTTCATGCCCCGCCGGTGCACCATGGCGCCCTTGGGCTTGCCGGTGGAGCCGGAGGTGAAGCAGACGTACGCCAGTGCGTCGGGTCCGCCGGCGAGGGGGGCGCGCGACGCCGGGGCCGTGTCGCCCGTGTCCGCGAGGGCCAGGACGCGGACGGCTCCCCCGCACGCGTCGGCGATCTCCCGGGCCCGCTCCTGCTGGGCGGGGGCGGCCAGCAGCCAGCCGATCCCGCCCGCGCCGAGCAGGTCGGCGGTACGGGCGACGGGCCCTTCGGGGTCGAGCGGCACGTAGGCGGCGCCCGCCCCCAGGATGCCGAGCAGGGCGACCGGGACGGCGGCGGTGGGTTCGCTGAGCACCGCGACGAGGTCTCCGGCGCCCACGCCGGCTTCGAGCAGCCGCAGGCTGAGCGTGTCGGTGCGGGCGATCAGCCCCGCGTAGCCGATCTCCCGGCCGCGGTCGTCGGTGACGGCCGTCGCGGCCGGGGTCAGCGCCGCCTGCTCCCGTACCCGCTCGACCACCTCGGCGTAGTCCTCGTCGCAGGCGGTGTCGTTCCACTCCACCAGCACCCGGTGCCGTTCGGCGGCGGAGAGCAGGTCCAGCGCGCCGACGGGCAGCCGGGGGTCCTCCACCACCGCTTCCAGGAGGCGGACCAGCCGGTCGAGCACGGCCCGGGCCTGGTCCGCGCCGAAGACGTCGGGGCGGTAGTCGATCTGGAGGCGCAGCCGGGTGCCGGGGACGGCGGTCAGGGTGAGCGGGTAGTGGGCGGCGTCGTGCGGGTCCACGCCGGTGACGCGGAGGTCACCGCCGGAGAGTGCGGCGAGCCCGTCGGCGTCGACGGGGTAGTTCTGGAACGCGACGCAGGAGTCGAAGAGTTCCCCGGCGCCGGCGAGGCGCTGGACCTCCACGAGGCTGAGGTGGTGGTGCTCGATCAGCGCGGCCTGCTCCTCCTGGAGCCGGCCGAAGAGCTCCACGAGGGGCTCGGCGCGATCGATCCGCACCCGCACCGGAACGGTGTTGATGCACAGCCCCACGATGTCGGCGACACCGGGCAGCTCCGGGGAGCGGCCGCTGACGATGGCGCCGAACACCACGTCCTCGGAGCGCAGTTGCTGGCCGAGCAGCAGGGCCCACGCGCCTTGCAGCACGGTACCGGGCGTCAGCCGGTGGGCACGGGCCAGCTCGGTGAGCCGGTCGGTGGTGGCCCGGGCGAGCTCGGTCTCGACCCGGTCCGGGAGCACCGCGCCCGGGGGTACGGACACCGGCGCCGTCCTGCTGCCGCCGGCGAGGCCGGCCAGCGACCGGCTCCAGGCGTCCCGGGCGGCCGCCGTGTCGCGGGTGCCGAGCCAGCGCAGGAAGGAGGAGTACGGGGTGACGGGCGCGGGCCCGCTGCCGTCGGGGCGGGCGTCGTGGGCGGCGAGGAGTTCCCGGACCAGGACGGGCCAGGACCAGCCGTCCATCAGGATGTGGTGGTAGGTGAGCAGCAGCCGGTGGCTGTGCGGCCCGGTGCGGATGAGGGTGAAGCGCAGCAGCGGCGGCCGGGCGAGGTCGAAGCGGCGGGCCCGGTCCTCGGCGAGCAGCGTGTCGAGGGCACGCCGCAGGGCGGGACCGTCGAGGGCGGAGAGGTCCTCCTCCCGCCAGGGGGCGCGTACGTCGCGCTGCACGACCTGTGCGGGGTCGCCGGAGGCGCGGCGCAGGAAGCCGGCGCGGAGGTTGGCGTGCCGGGCGAGGACGCCGTCGGCGGCGTCCCGCAGCCGGCGGGCGTCGAGGGGGCCGCTGAGGTCCAGCAGCAACTGGGCCACGTAGACGTCGCGTTCGCTCTCGTCGAAGAGGGAGTGGAAGAGGATGCCGTCCTGGAGCGGTGACAGGGGCAGCACGTCCTCGACGCGGGACCGGACGGAGTCGGGTGACGGCTCGGTCGGCGGGTGGTTCACGGCGGTTACCTCCGGTGGTGCGGGGTGGGTCGGGGGGCGGTTCGGGCCCGGCGGGTGCGGCGGACCGGCGGGTCAGGCCGGCAGGCGGGCAGGCCGGCAGGCGGGCAGGCGGGCGGGCCGGCAGGCGGGTCAGGCCGGCCGGGGGCGGCGGGGGCGGCGGACCACCGCCGGTTCGTCGGCGGGCACGTCCTGCTCCGGGCTCTCGGTCAGCGCCACGGCGAGCTGCTCCACCGTCGGCGCGGCGAAGAAGGCACGGATGCCCACGGTCGAGCCGAGAGCCGAGCGCACCTCGGCGAGGAGACGGGTGGCGAGCAGCGAATGGCCGCCGAGGTCGAAGAAGTTGTCACGGACGCCGACCCGCTCATGGCCGAGGACAGCCTCCCAGACGGCGCACAGGGCGCGCTCGGTGCCGTTCCGCGGGGCCACGTGGGCCCGGTCGGCGGCGGCCGGGGCGGGGGCGGGCAGGGCCGCCGTGTCGATCTTGCCGTTGGGTGTCACGGGGAAGCGGTCCAGCAGCGTGAGCGAATGCGGAACCATGTAGTCGGGCAGGGCCGCGGCGAGGTGGTCGCGCAGGGCGGCCGCGCTCGGGGCCTCGGCGCCGTCGGCCGGCACGGCGTATCCGGCGAGCGCGGGGCCGGCGGGGCCGGTCACCACGGTGACGGCGGCCTGTCCCACCGCGGGGTGCGCGGCGAGCACGTTCTCGATCTCGCCGGGTTCGATGCGCAGGCCGCGGATCTTGACCTGGCGGTCGGCCCGGCCGAGGTACTCCACCTGACCGCCCGCGTTCCACCGGGCCCGGTCGCCGGTGCGGTACATCCGCTCCCCCGCGGGCCCGTACGGGCAGGCCACGAAGCGTTCCGCGGTGAGGCCGGGGCGGTTCAGGTAACCCTGCGCCAGACCGCTGCCGGCGATGTACAGCTCGCCGGGAACCCCCGGGGGGACCGGGGCGAGCCGGTCGTCGAGGACGTACAGCCGGGTGCCGTCCAGGGGCCGGCCGATGGGGATCCGGCCGTCGGGGACGGGACGGCCGGGCGCGAGGGGGAAGACCGCCGAGAAGGTGGTGGTCTCCGTCGGCCCGTACGCATTGGTGACGGTGGTGTCCGGACAGGCCTCGCGGACCCGGCGGACCATGGGCGGCGAGGCGGCCTCGCCTCCCGTCATCACCTCGCGCAGGGAGGCCAGTTCCGGCAGGTGCGCGTCGGCCAGTACGTTGAAGAGGGTGGCCGTCAGGAAGGTGCCGGTGACCTTCCGGTCGGCGATCAGGCGGGCGAGTTCCGCGACGTCCAGGTCCCCGGGCGGGGCCACCACCACGACGCCGCCGTTCAGCAGCGGCACCCACAACTCGTAGGTGGAGGCGTCGAAGGCGTGCGGGGAGCGGAACAGCACCCGCTCGTGGGCCCCGCCGCGCCAGCGGCTGTCCCGGGCGAGGGCGACGACCTCACGGTGCGGGACGGTGACCCCCTTGGGGGTGCCGGTGGAACCGGAGGTGTACATCACGTAGGCCAGGGCGTCGGCGTGCCCGGGGCCGCGGACCGTGGTGCGCGCGGCCCCCGTACCCGGTCCGGGCCGCAGCACACGTCCGGCACCGAGGGTTTCGCGGAGTGCGCCGTCGGACTGCGGGGAGTCCGTGACCAGTACGGCGGCGCCGGCGCCGGCCACGACGGCGGCGGACCGCGCCCGCGGGGCCCGCGCGTCCAGCGGCAGGTAGGCGGCGCCGGCCTTGAGCACGCCGAGGCAGGCGGCGATCAGCTCGACGGAGCGCTCCATCAGCACGGCGACGGTATCGCCGGAGCGCACTCCGAGGTCCTCCAGGCCGTCGGCGACCGCGTCGGAGAGCAGGTCGAGTTCCCCGTACGTGCCCTCGCGGTCGGCGCAGACCACGGCGGTGCGGCCGGGGTGCTCCGCGGCCCGCTCCGCGAACAGCGCGTGCACGGTCGCGCGGGAGTCCTGCGGGCGCGCGGGGCGGCCCGCGCGGCCCTCCAGCAGCTCGGCGCGCTCCCCGGGGGCGAGGACGTCCAGGGCGGCGAGGGGGGCGGCGGGGTCGCGGACGGCCTCGGCGGTCAGCCGTACCAGCCGGTCGAGCAGTGCCTGCGCGGTGGCCCCGTCGAACAGGTCGTCCGCGTATTCCAGGGACAGGCCGATCCCGGCCGGGGCGCCGGTGACGGGGTCGCGGCGCTCGTCCACCTCCAGGGTCAGGTCGAACTTGGCGGTACCGGTGCGGACCGCCTCCACCTCCGTGACGAGGCCGGGCAGTTCGGGGGCGGGGCCTTCGCCGCGCTGTCCGGCGACGGCGACCTGGAACAGCGGGTGCCGGGACGGGGAGCGGGCCGGGTTGAGCCGTTCGACCAGGGATTCGAAGGGGACGTCCTGGTGGACGTGGGCGTCCAGGACCGCGTCGCGCACCCGGTCGAGAAGTTCTTCGAAGGCCGGGTCGCCGGAGGTGTCGGCGCGGACGACGAGGGTGTGCACGAAGAGGCCGATGACATCGTGCAGGGCCTCGTCGTCCCGCCCGTCGACGGGGCAGCCCAGCGGGAGGTCGGTGCCCGCCCCGAGCCGGGTGAGCAGGGCGGCGAAGGCGGACTGCACCGCCATGAACGGCGTCGCCCGCCGGGCCTGGGCGAGGTCCGCGAGCGCGGTGTGCAGGGCGGGGTCGAGGCGCGCCGTCACCAGTGCTCCGCGGTGGGAGGCGACGGGCGGCCGCGGCCGGTCGGCCGGCAGCTCCAGCTCCTCGGGCAGCCCGGCCAGGGCGCGGGTCCAGTGGGCGAGCTGCCGGGCGTGGAGGGACGCCGGATCAGCGGGGTCCCCCAGCAGCTCGCGCTGCCAGATCGCGAAGTCGGGGTAGTGGAGCGTCAGTTCGGGCCAGTTCGGGTCCTCGTGGCGGACCCGGGCGGTGTAGGCGGCGGCGAGGTCCCGGACCAGGAGGTCCATGGACCGGCCGTCCCCGGCGATGTGGTGCAGGACGAGCAGCAGGTAGTGGTCCTCGCTCCCGTGCGCGAACAGGTGCGCGCGCAGGGGGATTTCCGCGGCGAGGTCGAACGGCCGCCGGGCGGCGGCGGCGACGAGCCGCTCGCGCTCCTCGTGGGCGCACAGGACGACGGCCAGGTCCGGTGCGGCGGCGCCGGTGGCGAGGACCTCCTGCCGGGGGCGGCCCCCTTCGTCCGGGAAGAGGGTGCGCAGGGCCTCGTGCCGGTCGGTGACGTCGGCCAGGGCGCCGCGCAGCGCCGAGCGGTCGAGCGTGCCGCGCAGCCTCAGCCCGACGGGGATGCTGTACTGCGCGCCGTCATCGCCGTCGCGGCCGAGGAACCACAGCCGCTGCTGGGCGTGGGACAGAGGGATCACAGCAGTTCTCCGAGCTGGGATTCGAAGGAGTCGAGGTCCGCCTGGCTGATGTCGGCCAGCGACACGTCGGACGGGGTCAGTGCGGCCGCCCCGGGCCGGCCCGTGTACCGGGCGAGCGCGCGCA
This Streptomyces sp. NBC_00539 DNA region includes the following protein-coding sequences:
- a CDS encoding amino acid adenylation domain-containing protein, giving the protein MNHPPTEPSPDSVRSRVEDVLPLSPLQDGILFHSLFDESERDVYVAQLLLDLSGPLDARRLRDAADGVLARHANLRAGFLRRASGDPAQVVQRDVRAPWREEDLSALDGPALRRALDTLLAEDRARRFDLARPPLLRFTLIRTGPHSHRLLLTYHHILMDGWSWPVLVRELLAAHDARPDGSGPAPVTPYSSFLRWLGTRDTAAARDAWSRSLAGLAGGSRTAPVSVPPGAVLPDRVETELARATTDRLTELARAHRLTPGTVLQGAWALLLGQQLRSEDVVFGAIVSGRSPELPGVADIVGLCINTVPVRVRIDRAEPLVELFGRLQEEQAALIEHHHLSLVEVQRLAGAGELFDSCVAFQNYPVDADGLAALSGGDLRVTGVDPHDAAHYPLTLTAVPGTRLRLQIDYRPDVFGADQARAVLDRLVRLLEAVVEDPRLPVGALDLLSAAERHRVLVEWNDTACDEDYAEVVERVREQAALTPAATAVTDDRGREIGYAGLIARTDTLSLRLLEAGVGAGDLVAVLSEPTAAVPVALLGILGAGAAYVPLDPEGPVARTADLLGAGGIGWLLAAPAQQERAREIADACGGAVRVLALADTGDTAPASRAPLAGGPDALAYVCFTSGSTGKPKGAMVHRRGMNNHLLSKLDDLELTTGDRVVMNAPLTFDISVWQMLAPLITGGRVHLVSRDTARDPAVLFADAARRGITVLETVPSFVRAAVDLWDTGAVPPALPELRWFIVNGEVLPPELCERWYARYPDAAIINAYGLTECSDDNTHAFIGHDVGALLEQGRLPVGRPLRNNRLYVLDQGLAPVPPGVPGELFIAGTGVGPGYLRDPRRTSERYVPDPFAAEPGSRMYRTGDLARLRADGQLDFLGRQDHQVKIRGNRIELGEVETALRAVPGVSEAVVAVDRDQAGQQRLIAYYTGSPAPEEVRSALGLALPNYMVPAMFLALPAFPLTTNGKLDRKALPDPATVARPAGRAPETPAEQTLCTIFAEVLGLPGAGPDDDFFAHGGHSLLATRLMGRVRSECGARLTIRDLFETPTPAGLAARLAAAGAVAADGPGRPARPVLRPRARDHA
- a CDS encoding non-ribosomal peptide synthetase, translating into MIPLSHAQQRLWFLGRDGDDGAQYSIPVGLRLRGTLDRSALRGALADVTDRHEALRTLFPDEGGRPRQEVLATGAAAPDLAVVLCAHEERERLVAAAARRPFDLAAEIPLRAHLFAHGSEDHYLLLVLHHIAGDGRSMDLLVRDLAAAYTARVRHEDPNWPELTLHYPDFAIWQRELLGDPADPASLHARQLAHWTRALAGLPEELELPADRPRPPVASHRGALVTARLDPALHTALADLAQARRATPFMAVQSAFAALLTRLGAGTDLPLGCPVDGRDDEALHDVIGLFVHTLVVRADTSGDPAFEELLDRVRDAVLDAHVHQDVPFESLVERLNPARSPSRHPLFQVAVAGQRGEGPAPELPGLVTEVEAVRTGTAKFDLTLEVDERRDPVTGAPAGIGLSLEYADDLFDGATAQALLDRLVRLTAEAVRDPAAPLAALDVLAPGERAELLEGRAGRPARPQDSRATVHALFAERAAEHPGRTAVVCADREGTYGELDLLSDAVADGLEDLGVRSGDTVAVLMERSVELIAACLGVLKAGAAYLPLDARAPRARSAAVVAGAGAAVLVTDSPQSDGALRETLGAGRVLRPGPGTGAARTTVRGPGHADALAYVMYTSGSTGTPKGVTVPHREVVALARDSRWRGGAHERVLFRSPHAFDASTYELWVPLLNGGVVVVAPPGDLDVAELARLIADRKVTGTFLTATLFNVLADAHLPELASLREVMTGGEAASPPMVRRVREACPDTTVTNAYGPTETTTFSAVFPLAPGRPVPDGRIPIGRPLDGTRLYVLDDRLAPVPPGVPGELYIAGSGLAQGYLNRPGLTAERFVACPYGPAGERMYRTGDRARWNAGGQVEYLGRADRQVKIRGLRIEPGEIENVLAAHPAVGQAAVTVVTGPAGPALAGYAVPADGAEAPSAAALRDHLAAALPDYMVPHSLTLLDRFPVTPNGKIDTAALPAPAPAAADRAHVAPRNGTERALCAVWEAVLGHERVGVRDNFFDLGGHSLLATRLLAEVRSALGSTVGIRAFFAAPTVEQLAVALTESPEQDVPADEPAVVRRPRRPRPA
- a CDS encoding amino acid adenylation domain-containing protein; translated protein: MTRTETPVPLRIARQADLTPDAIAARGPEGELTYRLLDRRARALARELRAAGAGPEDTVLLGVRRGLHWAVGVLGIWYAGAALLPVDLDTPDERLRTLTDAAGTRYAVAPGHLAAADLQRRCGRELFWAGTDGRPQEEAGREALPEPAACDPDSLAYVLFTSGSTGRPKPVAVAHRSLAAQSAVLAERYALTRADRVLQFAAPAFDVALEEALPTWCTGGAAVFVEDNVLSPAELEPFLAERGVSVVNLPTPYWAQWAKDVERRPRQLPADLRRVVIGSDAGRTADLKRWAAAGGPPVVSCYGLTESTITATSYEAGPAELLALTGDEVIPLGTPLPGVRAYVLDEALTEAPAGAAGELYLAGDCLARGYHGRPAPTSERFVADPFGRRPGERMYRTGDRVRRTADGTLEFLGRADDQVKIRGFRVELKEVEAAVAAHPDVLDVVARAVRDRGEPQVAAYVVTVPGSTLDGRGLRGHLARRVPGHLVPAHIVILAELPRTPGGKLDPRALPALPSPAAATVSR